One window of Salminus brasiliensis chromosome 16, fSalBra1.hap2, whole genome shotgun sequence genomic DNA carries:
- the sbno1 gene encoding protein strawberry notch homolog 1 isoform X3, giving the protein MDPGQDLLLAALSESGICPNDLFDIDSQDNVQSPVSQQSVSKNVLDFGLGNEAAGIVRIEPAVPPTPTVTIRQKPQPSTTTFVLNQLNQLPSLGTIVVTKPSAGTTSRQTITVTKVVQTTSTAQRSTSSPSTAPTVCTVVPSNQEQVKLKDLLRTGNLKSNSLGELMKLKPPPDIAQPVATATGTTEVNNGVKKEVSSKDVARIWVNDEIKMRSFSPVNKLPVMKEEEEPEEEEEEELGHAETYAEYMPMKLKIGERHPDPVVETSSLSSVNPPNVWYRLSIPEETIDRGWLSALQLEAITYASQQHETFLPNGDRAAYLIGDGAGVGKGRTIAGIIYENYLLGRKRSLWFSVSNDLKYDAERDLRDIGAKNIQVHSLNKFKYGKISSKHNGSVKKGVIFATYSSLIGESQSGGKYKTRFKQLLHWCGDDYDGVIVFDECHKAKNVCPIGSSKPTKTGLAVLELQNKLPKARVVYASATGASEPRNMAYMNRLGIWGDGTPFKEFTNFIQAVERRGVGAMEIVAMDMKLRGMYIARQLSFQGVTFKIEEVPLTQDYIKMYNKSVRLWVSAREKFQHAANLMDAEQRMKKSMWGQFWSAHQRFFKYLCIASKVRRVVQLAREEVKNGKCVVIGLQSTGEARTLEALEEGGGELNDFVSTAKGVLQSLIEKHFPAPDRQKLFSLLGIDLSAKKTPSPAETEQKGKKRKGIEIKKEVKKARKSGGLSGSSSDDSNSENSDEEAESNDSFDSVSSGDDEDDFNPFKDDSSEDEEDDPWLIRKDSKKGKEKKNKKKKKKSIDPDSIQSALLASGLGSTRPAFTTPVVKSTSNNTITAAKSEPEESSCVTSHDAVEDAQQMKRELLEQLEKLAENLPPNTLDELIDELGGPENVAEMTGRKGRVVSNDDGSISYESRSELDVPVEILNLTEKQRFMDGEKNIAIISEAASSGISLQADRRVKNQRRRVHMTLELPWSADRAIQQFGRTHRSNQVTAPEYVFLISELAGEQRFASIVAKRLESLGALTHGDRRATETRDLSRFNFDNKYGRNALEIVMKSIVNLDSPLVSPPCDFDGDFFKEIRNGLIGVGLINVEDRSGVLSLDKDYNNIGKFLNRILGMEVQQQNALFQYFSDTLNAVVQNAKKNGRYDMGILDLGSGDEKVKKVDVKKFLTPGYSTSGHVELYTVSVERGMSWEDATHVWAEQDGSDDGFYVQVRNNKKIAILVKEVNTKKRLFMVYRPNTGKQLKLETYADIRKRCKKVLSDDAKQHWMDQYQSSADICSHAYWRGNCKKASVGLQCEIGLRCRTYYVLCGSVLSVWTKVEGVLASVSGSNVKMQIVRLRTEDGQRIVGLIIPANCVAPLTNILSSSDQSQQLAVQQQQMWQQLHPQSISHTANT; this is encoded by the exons ATGGATCCAGGACAAGATTTGCTTCTTGCAGCCCTGAGTGAGAGTGGAATCTGCCCAAACGACCTTTTTGACATTGATTCTCAGGACAATGTCCAGTCCCCTGTCTCTCAGCAG tcagTCTCAAAAAATGTCCTTGACTTTGGTCTGGGCAATGAGGCGGCTGGAATAGTTAGAATAGAACCTGCTGTGCCACCCACACCCACTGTCACAATCAGA caGAAGCCTCAGCCCTCAACCACCACTTTTGTCTTAAATCAACTGAATCAGTTGCCATCACTGGGAACCATAGTTGTCACCAAACCCTCAGCGGGGACCACTTCGAGGCAGACCATCACAGTAACTAAGGTGGTGCAGACAACTTCAACAGCCCAGCGGAGCACCTCCTCACCCTCCACTGCCCCCACTGTTTGCACTGTTGTCCCATCGAACCAGGAGCAGGTCAAACTGAAGGACCTACTCAGGACTGGTAACCTGAAGTCAAACAGCCTGGGAGAGCTTATGAAGCTGAAGCCTCCACCTGATATTGCTCAGCCTGTTGCTACAGCTACAGGCACAA CGGAGGTAAACAATGGCGTAAAGAAAGAGGTGTCAAGCAAAGATGTGGCCAGAATCTGGGTCAATGATGAAATAAAAATGCGAAGCTTCTCGCCTGTAAAT AAATTACCAGTAatgaaagaggaagaggaaccggaggaggaggaagaggaagaattgGGACATGCAGAGACCTACGCAGAATACATGCCAATGAAAC TGAAGATAGGAGAGCGGCATCCTGACCCTGTGGTTGAGACCAGCTCCCTCTCAAGTGTCAACCCGCCCAATGTGTGGTACAGACTTTCCATTCCAGAGGAGACCATTGACAGAGGCTGGCTATCTGCTCTTCAGCTTGAGGCCATCACATATGCTTCTCAG CAACATGAGACATTCCTTCCAAATGGAGACAGAGCGGCTTACTTGATTGGTGATGGCGCTGGTGTTGGAAAGGGTAGAACCATTGCTGGCATTATATATGAGAATTACCTTCTTGGTAGAAAAAGATCTCTCTG GTTTAGCGTGTCAAATGATTTAAAATATGATGCGGAGAGGGACTTGAGAGACATTGGAGCAAAAAACATTCAGGTCCATTCTTTGAACAAG TTCAAATATGGCAAAATCTCATCCAAACACAATGGTAGTGTGAAAAAAGGTGTGATATTTGCCACATACTCCTCCCTGATTGGAGAAAGCCAGTCTGGTGGGAAGTACAAGACCAGATTTAAACAGTTACTTCACTGGTGTGGGGATGACTATGATGGTGTG ATAGTCTTTGATGAGTGTCACAAAGCGAAAAATGTGTGCCCTATTGGGTCATCAAAACCAACAAAGACTGGACTGGCAGTTCTCGAGCTTCAGAATAAACTGCCAAAAGCACGGGTTGTGTATGCCAGTGCTACAG GAGCCTCTGAGCCTCGGAACATGGCTTACATGAATCGTCTTGGGATTTGGGGGGATGGAACTCCTTTTAAAGAGTTTACCAATTTTATTCAAGCTGTTGAAAGAAG AGGTGTTGGTGCCATGGAGATTGTTGCCATGGATATGAAATTGAGAGGCATGTACATTGCTCGACAACTGAGTTTCCAAGGCGTGACGTTTAAAATTGAGGAAGTTCCTCTGACACAAGACTACATCAAGATGTACAACAAGTCAGTCCGTCTT TGGGTGAGTGCAAGAGAGAAATTTCAGCATGCAGCTAACCTGATGGATGCAGAGCAGCGTATGAAAAAGTCAATGTGGGGACAATTCTGGTCTGCACACCAAAGGTTCTTCAAGTACCTGTGCATTGCCTCCAAAGTCCGGAGAGTGGTACAGCTTGCACGAGAGGAAGTTAAGAATGGAAAG tgcgTAGTCATTGGCCTACAGTCGACCGGGGAAGCCCGAACACTTGAGGCGTTGGAGGAAGGCGGGGGTGAGCTCAATGACTTCGTCTCCACTGCAAA GGGTGTTCTGCAGTCGCTGATAGAGAAGCACTTTCCCGCTCCAGACAGACAAAAGCTATTCAGTTTACTGGGCATAGACCTGTCAGCAAAGAAAACACCATCACCAGCAGAAACGGAGCAGAAGGGCAAGAAGCGGAAAG GTATAGAGATTAAAAAGGAAGTAAAGAAAGCCCGCAAGTCTGGAGGGCTTTCAGGCAGCAGCTCAGATGACAGTAATTCGGAGAACTCGGACGAAGAAGCTGAAAGTAATGACAGCTTTGACTCTGTCAGCTCCGGAGATGATGAAGACGACTTTAACCCCTTCAAGGATGATTCCAGTGAGGATGAAGAAGACG ATCCTTGGTTAATTCGAAAAGACTCTAAGAAGGGCAAAGAAaagaagaacaaaaagaagaagaagaagagcatAGACCCAGATTCAATTCAAAGTGCCTTGTTAGCCTCTGGGCTTGGTTCGACCAGACCTGCTTTCACAACGCCTGTAGTAAAATCTACATCCAACAACACAATTACTGCCG CTAAAAGTGAACCAGAGGAAAGTAGCTGTGTGACGAGTCATGATGCAGTCGAAGATGCTCAGCAAATGAAGAGAGAGCTTCTGGAGCAGCTGGAGAAGTTGGCTGAGAACCTTCCTCCCAACACGCTTGATGAGCTTATTGATGAATTAGGAGGACCTGAAAATGTAGCAGAG ATGACTGGGCGAAAAGGAAGAGTAGTCAGCAATGACGATGGCAGTATTTCTTATGAATCAAGATCAGAACTGGATGTTCCTGTAGAAATCCTGAACCTTACCGAGAAGCAGAGGTTCATGGATGGAGAAAAG AACATCGCCATCATTTCTGAGGCAGCCAGCTCTGGAATTTCGCTACAAGCTGACCGTAGGGTAAAGAACCAGAGGAGAAGGGTACACATGACTTTAGAGCTGCCATGGAGTGCAGACAGGGCCATTCAGCAGTTTG GTCGAACACACAGATCAAACCAGGTCACTGCACCAGAGTATGTGTTCCTTATCTCCGAACTTGCTGGAGAACAAAGGTTTGCCTCTATTGTTGCCAAAAGATTGGAGAGTCTG GGTGCACTAACACATGGAGATCGAAGAGCTACAGAGACTAGAGACCTCAGTCGGTTCAATTTTGATAACAAG TATGGCAGGAATGCTCTCGAAATCGTTATGAAGTCCATTGTTAATTTGGATTCTCCGTTGGTCTCCCCACCCTGTGACTTTGATGGGGATTTCTTTAAAG AAATCCGCAATGGTTTAATTGGTGTGGGACTGATAAATGTGGAGGATCGATCTGGAGTCCTTTCACTAGATAAAG ATTACAACAACATTGGAAAATTCCTGAACCGGATTCTTGGTATGGAGGTCCAGCAGCAGAATGCCCTCTTCCAGTATTTCTCAGACACTTTAAACGCTGTCGTTCAGAATGCCAAAAAGAATGGCAGATATGACATGGGAATTTTGG ATTTGGGTTCTGGAGATGAGAAGGTTAAAAAGGTTGATGTCAAGAAGTTTTTGACCCCAGGATATTCAACATCAGGACATGTTGAGCTGTATACG GTGAGCGTGGAGAGGGGCATGTCATGGGAGGATGCCACCCATGTTTGGGCAGAACAGGATGGCTCAGATGATGGCTTCTATGTGCAG gtACGGAATAACAAAAAAATTGCCATCTTGGTGAAAGAGGTCAACACCAAAAAGAGACTCTTCATGGTGTATAGACCAAATACAGGGAAACAGCTCAAACTGGAGACATATGCTGACATTCGGAAGAGATGTAAAAAG GTTCTTTCTGATGATGCCAAGCAGCACTGGATGGATCAGTACCAGTCTTCAGCAGATATTTGTTCTCATGCATATTG GCGTGGGAACTGTAAGAAGGCGTCAGTGGGACTGCAGTGTGAGATAGGGCTGCGCTGCAGGACATACTACGTTCTCTGTGGCTCTGTCCTCAGTGTGTGGACCAAAGTTGAAGGGGTCTTGGCGTCTGTCAGTGGAAGCAACGTGAAGATGCAGATTGTTCGTTTGAGAACAGAGGATGGGCAACGAATAGTAG GCCTAATCATTCCAGCAAACTGCGTGGCTCCCCTGaccaacatcctgtcctcatCAGACCAATCCCAGCAACTGGCAGtacaacagcagcagatgtGGCAGCAGCTGCACCCACAGAGCATCAGCCACACAGCCAATACCTAG
- the sbno1 gene encoding protein strawberry notch homolog 1 isoform X1: MDPGQDLLLAALSESGICPNDLFDIDSQDNVQSPVSQQSVSKNVLDFGLGNEAAGIVRIEPAVPPTPTVTIRQKPQPSTTTFVLNQLNQLPSLGTIVVTKPSAGTTSRQTITVTKVVQTTSTAQRSTSSPSTAPTVCTVVPSNQEQVKLKDLLRTGNLKSNSLGELMKLKPPPDIAQPVATATGTKIILVSTKMMNKPAEVNNGVKKEVSSKDVARIWVNDEIKMRSFSPVNKLPVMKEEEEPEEEEEEELGHAETYAEYMPMKLKIGERHPDPVVETSSLSSVNPPNVWYRLSIPEETIDRGWLSALQLEAITYASQQHETFLPNGDRAAYLIGDGAGVGKGRTIAGIIYENYLLGRKRSLWFSVSNDLKYDAERDLRDIGAKNIQVHSLNKFKYGKISSKHNGSVKKGVIFATYSSLIGESQSGGKYKTRFKQLLHWCGDDYDGVIVFDECHKAKNVCPIGSSKPTKTGLAVLELQNKLPKARVVYASATGASEPRNMAYMNRLGIWGDGTPFKEFTNFIQAVERRGVGAMEIVAMDMKLRGMYIARQLSFQGVTFKIEEVPLTQDYIKMYNKSVRLWVSAREKFQHAANLMDAEQRMKKSMWGQFWSAHQRFFKYLCIASKVRRVVQLAREEVKNGKCVVIGLQSTGEARTLEALEEGGGELNDFVSTAKGVLQSLIEKHFPAPDRQKLFSLLGIDLSAKKTPSPAETEQKGKKRKGIEIKKEVKKARKSGGLSGSSSDDSNSENSDEEAESNDSFDSVSSGDDEDDFNPFKDDSSEDEEDDPWLIRKDSKKGKEKKNKKKKKKSIDPDSIQSALLASGLGSTRPAFTTPVVKSTSNNTITAAKSEPEESSCVTSHDAVEDAQQMKRELLEQLEKLAENLPPNTLDELIDELGGPENVAEMTGRKGRVVSNDDGSISYESRSELDVPVEILNLTEKQRFMDGEKNIAIISEAASSGISLQADRRVKNQRRRVHMTLELPWSADRAIQQFGRTHRSNQVTAPEYVFLISELAGEQRFASIVAKRLESLGALTHGDRRATETRDLSRFNFDNKYGRNALEIVMKSIVNLDSPLVSPPCDFDGDFFKEIRNGLIGVGLINVEDRSGVLSLDKDYNNIGKFLNRILGMEVQQQNALFQYFSDTLNAVVQNAKKNGRYDMGILDLGSGDEKVKKVDVKKFLTPGYSTSGHVELYTVSVERGMSWEDATHVWAEQDGSDDGFYVQVRNNKKIAILVKEVNTKKRLFMVYRPNTGKQLKLETYADIRKRCKKVLSDDAKQHWMDQYQSSADICSHAYWRGNCKKASVGLQCEIGLRCRTYYVLCGSVLSVWTKVEGVLASVSGSNVKMQIVRLRTEDGQRIVGLIIPANCVAPLTNILSSSDQSQQLAVQQQQMWQQLHPQSISHTANT, translated from the exons ATGGATCCAGGACAAGATTTGCTTCTTGCAGCCCTGAGTGAGAGTGGAATCTGCCCAAACGACCTTTTTGACATTGATTCTCAGGACAATGTCCAGTCCCCTGTCTCTCAGCAG tcagTCTCAAAAAATGTCCTTGACTTTGGTCTGGGCAATGAGGCGGCTGGAATAGTTAGAATAGAACCTGCTGTGCCACCCACACCCACTGTCACAATCAGA caGAAGCCTCAGCCCTCAACCACCACTTTTGTCTTAAATCAACTGAATCAGTTGCCATCACTGGGAACCATAGTTGTCACCAAACCCTCAGCGGGGACCACTTCGAGGCAGACCATCACAGTAACTAAGGTGGTGCAGACAACTTCAACAGCCCAGCGGAGCACCTCCTCACCCTCCACTGCCCCCACTGTTTGCACTGTTGTCCCATCGAACCAGGAGCAGGTCAAACTGAAGGACCTACTCAGGACTGGTAACCTGAAGTCAAACAGCCTGGGAGAGCTTATGAAGCTGAAGCCTCCACCTGATATTGCTCAGCCTGTTGCTACAGCTACAGGCACAA AGATTATTTTGGTCTCCACAAAGATGATGAATAAACCAG CGGAGGTAAACAATGGCGTAAAGAAAGAGGTGTCAAGCAAAGATGTGGCCAGAATCTGGGTCAATGATGAAATAAAAATGCGAAGCTTCTCGCCTGTAAAT AAATTACCAGTAatgaaagaggaagaggaaccggaggaggaggaagaggaagaattgGGACATGCAGAGACCTACGCAGAATACATGCCAATGAAAC TGAAGATAGGAGAGCGGCATCCTGACCCTGTGGTTGAGACCAGCTCCCTCTCAAGTGTCAACCCGCCCAATGTGTGGTACAGACTTTCCATTCCAGAGGAGACCATTGACAGAGGCTGGCTATCTGCTCTTCAGCTTGAGGCCATCACATATGCTTCTCAG CAACATGAGACATTCCTTCCAAATGGAGACAGAGCGGCTTACTTGATTGGTGATGGCGCTGGTGTTGGAAAGGGTAGAACCATTGCTGGCATTATATATGAGAATTACCTTCTTGGTAGAAAAAGATCTCTCTG GTTTAGCGTGTCAAATGATTTAAAATATGATGCGGAGAGGGACTTGAGAGACATTGGAGCAAAAAACATTCAGGTCCATTCTTTGAACAAG TTCAAATATGGCAAAATCTCATCCAAACACAATGGTAGTGTGAAAAAAGGTGTGATATTTGCCACATACTCCTCCCTGATTGGAGAAAGCCAGTCTGGTGGGAAGTACAAGACCAGATTTAAACAGTTACTTCACTGGTGTGGGGATGACTATGATGGTGTG ATAGTCTTTGATGAGTGTCACAAAGCGAAAAATGTGTGCCCTATTGGGTCATCAAAACCAACAAAGACTGGACTGGCAGTTCTCGAGCTTCAGAATAAACTGCCAAAAGCACGGGTTGTGTATGCCAGTGCTACAG GAGCCTCTGAGCCTCGGAACATGGCTTACATGAATCGTCTTGGGATTTGGGGGGATGGAACTCCTTTTAAAGAGTTTACCAATTTTATTCAAGCTGTTGAAAGAAG AGGTGTTGGTGCCATGGAGATTGTTGCCATGGATATGAAATTGAGAGGCATGTACATTGCTCGACAACTGAGTTTCCAAGGCGTGACGTTTAAAATTGAGGAAGTTCCTCTGACACAAGACTACATCAAGATGTACAACAAGTCAGTCCGTCTT TGGGTGAGTGCAAGAGAGAAATTTCAGCATGCAGCTAACCTGATGGATGCAGAGCAGCGTATGAAAAAGTCAATGTGGGGACAATTCTGGTCTGCACACCAAAGGTTCTTCAAGTACCTGTGCATTGCCTCCAAAGTCCGGAGAGTGGTACAGCTTGCACGAGAGGAAGTTAAGAATGGAAAG tgcgTAGTCATTGGCCTACAGTCGACCGGGGAAGCCCGAACACTTGAGGCGTTGGAGGAAGGCGGGGGTGAGCTCAATGACTTCGTCTCCACTGCAAA GGGTGTTCTGCAGTCGCTGATAGAGAAGCACTTTCCCGCTCCAGACAGACAAAAGCTATTCAGTTTACTGGGCATAGACCTGTCAGCAAAGAAAACACCATCACCAGCAGAAACGGAGCAGAAGGGCAAGAAGCGGAAAG GTATAGAGATTAAAAAGGAAGTAAAGAAAGCCCGCAAGTCTGGAGGGCTTTCAGGCAGCAGCTCAGATGACAGTAATTCGGAGAACTCGGACGAAGAAGCTGAAAGTAATGACAGCTTTGACTCTGTCAGCTCCGGAGATGATGAAGACGACTTTAACCCCTTCAAGGATGATTCCAGTGAGGATGAAGAAGACG ATCCTTGGTTAATTCGAAAAGACTCTAAGAAGGGCAAAGAAaagaagaacaaaaagaagaagaagaagagcatAGACCCAGATTCAATTCAAAGTGCCTTGTTAGCCTCTGGGCTTGGTTCGACCAGACCTGCTTTCACAACGCCTGTAGTAAAATCTACATCCAACAACACAATTACTGCCG CTAAAAGTGAACCAGAGGAAAGTAGCTGTGTGACGAGTCATGATGCAGTCGAAGATGCTCAGCAAATGAAGAGAGAGCTTCTGGAGCAGCTGGAGAAGTTGGCTGAGAACCTTCCTCCCAACACGCTTGATGAGCTTATTGATGAATTAGGAGGACCTGAAAATGTAGCAGAG ATGACTGGGCGAAAAGGAAGAGTAGTCAGCAATGACGATGGCAGTATTTCTTATGAATCAAGATCAGAACTGGATGTTCCTGTAGAAATCCTGAACCTTACCGAGAAGCAGAGGTTCATGGATGGAGAAAAG AACATCGCCATCATTTCTGAGGCAGCCAGCTCTGGAATTTCGCTACAAGCTGACCGTAGGGTAAAGAACCAGAGGAGAAGGGTACACATGACTTTAGAGCTGCCATGGAGTGCAGACAGGGCCATTCAGCAGTTTG GTCGAACACACAGATCAAACCAGGTCACTGCACCAGAGTATGTGTTCCTTATCTCCGAACTTGCTGGAGAACAAAGGTTTGCCTCTATTGTTGCCAAAAGATTGGAGAGTCTG GGTGCACTAACACATGGAGATCGAAGAGCTACAGAGACTAGAGACCTCAGTCGGTTCAATTTTGATAACAAG TATGGCAGGAATGCTCTCGAAATCGTTATGAAGTCCATTGTTAATTTGGATTCTCCGTTGGTCTCCCCACCCTGTGACTTTGATGGGGATTTCTTTAAAG AAATCCGCAATGGTTTAATTGGTGTGGGACTGATAAATGTGGAGGATCGATCTGGAGTCCTTTCACTAGATAAAG ATTACAACAACATTGGAAAATTCCTGAACCGGATTCTTGGTATGGAGGTCCAGCAGCAGAATGCCCTCTTCCAGTATTTCTCAGACACTTTAAACGCTGTCGTTCAGAATGCCAAAAAGAATGGCAGATATGACATGGGAATTTTGG ATTTGGGTTCTGGAGATGAGAAGGTTAAAAAGGTTGATGTCAAGAAGTTTTTGACCCCAGGATATTCAACATCAGGACATGTTGAGCTGTATACG GTGAGCGTGGAGAGGGGCATGTCATGGGAGGATGCCACCCATGTTTGGGCAGAACAGGATGGCTCAGATGATGGCTTCTATGTGCAG gtACGGAATAACAAAAAAATTGCCATCTTGGTGAAAGAGGTCAACACCAAAAAGAGACTCTTCATGGTGTATAGACCAAATACAGGGAAACAGCTCAAACTGGAGACATATGCTGACATTCGGAAGAGATGTAAAAAG GTTCTTTCTGATGATGCCAAGCAGCACTGGATGGATCAGTACCAGTCTTCAGCAGATATTTGTTCTCATGCATATTG GCGTGGGAACTGTAAGAAGGCGTCAGTGGGACTGCAGTGTGAGATAGGGCTGCGCTGCAGGACATACTACGTTCTCTGTGGCTCTGTCCTCAGTGTGTGGACCAAAGTTGAAGGGGTCTTGGCGTCTGTCAGTGGAAGCAACGTGAAGATGCAGATTGTTCGTTTGAGAACAGAGGATGGGCAACGAATAGTAG GCCTAATCATTCCAGCAAACTGCGTGGCTCCCCTGaccaacatcctgtcctcatCAGACCAATCCCAGCAACTGGCAGtacaacagcagcagatgtGGCAGCAGCTGCACCCACAGAGCATCAGCCACACAGCCAATACCTAG